CGGTCACGGTCGAAGAGCGGCTTGAGGACCTGGACCGAGAGGATCGTCGCCGCGTTGACCAGCGCGAAGTAGACGCCCGCGCGAGGGTGCCCCTTCCACCACAGCAGCAGAGCGATGGCGACGGTGGCGAGCTCGGCGGCGAGCGTGCCGGTGGCGAGCTCGAACCAGCGCAGGCCGGTGATCACGTGGGCGTGGTCAGCCACGGCGTCCGCGAAAGGTCGCGACAGCGCGCGGTCCGCATCGAGGAGCGGGGACCATCCGGCGGTCACGAGGATGCCGAGGATCAGGAACAGGCCCGAGAGGGCGGCTGCCCAGCTCAGCAGCCACAGGCGGGGGCGATCGGTCACGGCGCTCAGTATGCAGGTCGGAGGCCCCGGAACCCTGCGGATGTGATGGGGCCCGCACGCGCCTATAGCCTGTGTCCATGATTGACCCGCGCATCCTCCGCGACGAACCCGACCGTGTCCGCGCCTCGCAGGCCAAGCGTGGACTCGACTCCGCCGTGGTCGACCTCGCGCTCGTGGCCGACGCCCGCCGGCGCGCTGCGATCGTCGAGTTCGAGGCCAAGCGGGCCGAGCAGAAGCAGATGGGCGCCCAGGTCGCGAAGGCGTCGGCCGAGGACCGTCCCGCGATCCTCGCGCGCACCAAGGAGGTCGCCGCCGAGGTCAAGGCGCTCGAGGAGGCCAACCGCGAGGCCGAGGCCGCCTGGGAGCAGGCGCTCAAGGCGATCCCCAACGTCACCGACGAGGCGACCCCGGCCGGCGGCGAGGACGACTCCGTCGTCATCGAGACCATCGGCACGCCGCGCGACTTCGCCGCCGAGGGCTTCGAGCCGCGCGACCACGTCGAGCTCGGCAAGCTGCTCGGTGCGATCGACCTCGACCGTGGCGCCAAGGTCTCCGGTTCGCGGTTCTACTTCCTGACCGGTGTCGGCGCGCAGCTGGAGTTCGCGCTGATCAACCTGGCGCTCGAGCAGGCCCGGCTGGCCGGCTTCACCCAGGTCATCGCACCGGCACTCGTGCGCGCCGAGGCCATGGCCGGCACCGGCTTCCTCGACCAGGTCGACGAGGGCGTCTACAAGGTCGATGACCTCTACCTCGTCGGGACCTCCGAGGTCCCGATGGCGGCGTACCACTCCGAGGAGATCCTCGACGCGGCCAAGCTGCCGCTGCGCTACGCGGCGTTCTCGTCCTGCTTCCGCAAGGAAGCCGGCTCGGCAGGCAAGGACACCAAGGGCATCATCCGGGTCCACCAGTTCGAGAAGGTCGAGATGTTCGTCTACACCTCGATCGAGGAGGCGCCGGCCGAGCACCAGCGTCTGCTCGAGTGGGAGAAGGCCTTCCTCGACAAGCTCGAGCTGGCCTACCAGGTGGTCGACATCGCGGCGGGTGACCTCGGGTCGTCCGCGGTGCGGAAGTTCGACTGCGAGGCGTGGATCCCGACCCAGGGCAAGTACCGCGAGCTCACCTCGACCTCCAACTGCACCGAGTTCCAGAGCCGTCGACTGAACATCCGCGAGCGCACCGACAAGGGCACGCGGCCGGTGGCGACGCTCAACGGCACGCTCACCGCAGTCACCCGCGCCATCGTGGCGATCCTCGAGACGCACCAGCAGGCCGACGGCTCGGTCCGTGTGCCCCAGGCGCTCGTCCCGTGGATGGGTGGCCTCGAGGTGCTCACCCCCATCGGATAGTCCCCGACAGGAGGACTGTTTGGCGGGCGAACAACAGTCCGCAGGTTGGGGACTATCCCGGTTGCCGGGGTCGCTAGTGTCGTGACTGTGGATCGGGTGGACGAGGGCTGGCGGCCGAAGCTGGTCGTGCTCGACATTGACGGCACCCTGCTCCAGTGGATCGAGGGGTCCGGGCAGACGCTCGAGGAGATCTCCCCGGCTGTCCGCGAAGCGGTTCACCGCGCGATGGACGCTGGCGCGCACGTCGTGCTCGCCTCCGGGCGATCGATGCACGGCATGACCCGGGTGATCGACCTCCTCGGCCTGCACCGCGGTGAGCGGTTGTGGGGCGTGGCCTCCAACGGCGCGGTGGTTTTCCGCTACCCGCCGGCCGAGGTGGTCTTCGAGGAGACCTTCGATGCCTCCGAGGCCGTGCGTGAGGTGCTCGCCGAGCACCCGACGGCGCTCGTTGCCGTCGAGGAACGCGGCATCGGCTACCGCGTGACCGGCGAGTTCCCGATCGGCGAGCTGAGCGGAGAGATGACGGTGACGACCGTCGACGAGCTCGTCGGGGAGCCGGTCAGCCGCGTGATCATCCGCGACCCGTCAGCGACGCCTGAGGACTTCGTGGCCCTCGGCCGCCGCCTGGGCCTGCACGGCACCGACTACGTCGTCGGCTGGACCGCCTGGATGGACCTGTCCCCGATCGGCGTCTCCAAGGCCTCAGGCCTGGCCCGCGTCGCGGCCGACCTGGGCGTCGGGGCGCACGACGCGCTCGCGATCGGCGACGGGCGCAACGACCTCGAGATGCTGCGCTGGGTGGCTCGCGGCGTAGCGATGGGGCAGGCGATCGACGAGGTCAGGGCCGTCGCCGACGACGTCACGGCCACCGTCGAGCAGGACGGCGTCGCCGTCGAGCTGGCCCGCTGGTTCTGACCGGCCGCCCGGGTCACCCCGGCCGCACGACACGCCGCGTGCCGGGGTGAGGGCTCAGCCGTAGTAGCGGGCCGTTGCGGTGGCCATGGTCGTCCGCAGCCCCCTCGTGGTCGCGAAGTCGGTCTGCAGCGACCGGTCGAGGGTGACCTGGCACGACGCCCCGGCGCAGGCCTGGAATGCGTTCCAGGCCTGGTCGAGCGCGCGCCGCGCGTCGGTGTACGCCGGGTCCCGGGCGACCGAGCGCAGCTGGTTCGGGTCGCGGTGGAGGTCGAAGAGCTCGCTCTCGCCGTTGCTGTAGCGAACGTAGAAGTACCCCGCCGTGCGGATGCCGATCGCGCTCCGCGGACCGCGCGTGAACCCGGGCCGGTCGTGGTCGTTGCGGATGCTCGGGATGAAGGACTCGTAGCCGACGGCCCGCGTCCAGCCCTCCTTCGCGCCGATGTCGGGGAGGAACGAGCGGCCGTCCGCGCCGGCCAGCTGCGCGCCCGCCCAGTCGAGCACCGTCGCGGAGAGGTCGACCGTGGTCACGGGGGAGACTTGCGAGGCACCAGCAGGGATGCCGGGACCTGCGATCAGCAGCGGCACGCGGTACGCCGGCTCGAAACCGATCACCTTGCCGCTCTGCCACCGGTGCTCGCCCTCCATGTAGCCGTTGTCGGAGGTGAACGCCACGACGGTCCTCGAGAGCTGTCCGCTCGCCTTGAGCTTCGCGAAGACCCGCGCCAGCTGGAGGTCCAGGACGTAGAGGGTCTCGGCCCGCTGGCGCGCCTCGGCGCGGATCGCGCGCCGTTCGCGGTCGCCGAGCTTCGGGCGCAGGCGGGTGATCCGCGCCTTGTCGGAGATGTCGGGCTCCGGCTGGCCGCTGGCCGGCACGCCCGGGCCGCGTGTGATCACGGAGTTGAACTTGCCCTTGACCCAGTTGGGGCGGGCCGGCGTCACGAGGTACGGGTCGTCGCGCTCGACCGGTCCACCGTGGTGCGGTGCCAGCGAGTTGATCTGGAGATACCAGGGCTTGCTGCTGCGGGTGAACCTGTCGAGCACCTTGATGCCCTCGTTGGCCAGCACCTTGGAGTTGTAGACGCCCTGGTGGCCCTCGAGCCGGCCGTTGTTGTTCACGGTCGTGTCGAAGTAGCGGTAGGTGCTGCCGGCGCGCGGGTCCGACTCGGGCAGCGACCCGGTCGAGTCCGGAGTCGCCCGCCAGTCCGTCCAGCCGTCCGGCACGAAGGTCGCCGGGTTGTGGTTGGGCGCTGCCTTCGGGCGCATCCGGCCGTAGCCGTTGAGGTACTTGCCGACGTACCCGGTCTGGTAACCGGCCGACTGCAGCGCCGTGGCGAGCGAGCGGCGGTCATCGAACGAGCCGTAGCCCCACGGGGCGTCGTGCCACCACACCTTGTGGTTGTGGGCGTACTTCCCGGTCAGGTACGACGTGCGGTTGGGGCAGCAGAGGGGAGTGGGGGCGAACATGTTGCGGAAGTCCGTGCCGCGCGACTGGATGAACTGGCGAACGTGCGGCATGTACTTCACGTCGTCGTGCCGCATGTCGTCGGTCATCACCAGCAGTACGTTCGGCTTCGTCCCGCTCGCGGCGGACTGTCCTGCCAGTCCCGCGGCGACCGCGCTGAGCTGCTGCGTGGCGGCCGGCCGGGCCTGGGTCTCCTGGTTCAACGCGCCCGCTGCGGGCACGGCGACCACGAGGGCCGCCAGGCCGGCCAGCAGCTTTGAGGTCCGCTTCATTGCGTCCCCTCCCGAGTCATCAAATGTATGTCGAGTAAGAAACTAGACTATGACGATGCGGTGACGCGAATCAGGGCAGCGTGTCGCTGCCCACAGCGTCAGTCGCCGTAGAACTCGCGGGTGCTCGTCTGCAGGCGGTTCCGGAGCTCGGTGGCCCGGTCTTCATCCGCGCTGAGGGAGGGCGGCAGGGCGATGTCGCAGTGCGCTCCCGCACAGTCATGGAACTTCCGCCAGGCGGCGTTGAGGTCACGGCGTACGTCGGCGTAGGCGGGGTCGTCGGCGCGTGACTCCATCTCGAGCGGATCGCGCTCGAGATCGAAGAGCTCCACCTCGCCGCTGCTGTACTTCACGTAGAAGTACTGCGCCGTGCGGATGCCGATGGCGGTCTGCGGCCCGTCGAAGCCGCGGACGTCGTGCAGGTTCGCGATGCTGGGCAGGTAGGACTCGTAGCCGATCGCTCGGGTCCAGCCGGACGATCCCTCGAGGTCGTCGACGAACGAGATGCCGTCAGCCTTGCGCAGGCGTGCGTCCGCCCAGTCGAGGATCGATGCCGTCAGGTCCACCGTGGTCACCGGATCGACCCGTTCACCGGCCGGCACGCCGGGTCCGGCGATCAGCAAAGGCACGCGGTAGGACGGTTCGAAGCCGATCACCTTGCCGCTGACCCAGCGGTGCTCGCCGAGCAGGTAGCCGTTGTCGGAGGTGAAGACGACGACCGTGTCGTCGTACTCGCCGGAGGCCTTGAGCTCGCGGAAGAGCCGGGCCAGGTGCCGGTCGAGGGCGAAGAGCGACTCGGCCCGCTGCCGGGCGGTCTCCCGGACCGCGTGCTGGGCTCCGGGGCCCGGATCACGGTGCCGCGACGTGATCTCGGCCTTGTCCGACACGTCGGCTTCGGGGCTCACCCCGTTGGGCGGGATGCCCGGCGCGCGCGGGATCTCGGCGTCGAAGCGGTCCTTCACCCAGTCCGGCCGCGCCGGGGTCTCCAGGAACGGGTCGTCCGGCTCAAAGGGCGCACCGTGGTGCGGCGCCAGCGAGTTGATCTGGAGGAACCAGGGCTCGGTGCCTCCCGCGAACCGGTCGAGCACGTCGATGCCCTCGTTCACCAGGACCTGCGAGCTGTACTCCCCCTGGTGCGGCTCGAGGGTGCCGTTCACGTTCACGGTGGTGTCGAAGTAGTCGTAGGTGCTGCCGGCCAGCGGGTCCCAGCTCGGCACCGGCACGGCGTCCGGCGTCGCGCGCCACTCGTCCCAGCCCGCCGGAACGTACGTCGACGGCGCGGCGCCGGGCGCTGCCTTCGGAGCTGCTATGCCGTAGCGGTTCAGGTACTTCCCGACGTATCCGGTGGAGTAGCCGGCGTGCTGCAGGGCACCGGCGAGGGTGCGGCTGTCGTCGAAGGAGCCGTAGCCCCACGGTTCTTCGTGCCACCAGACGCCGTGGTTGTGCGGGAACTCGCCGGTCAGGAACGAGGCACGGTTCGGGCAGCAGAGCGGCGTCGGCGCGAAGGAGTTGGTGAAGTCGGTGCCGCGGTCCGCGATGAACTCGCGGACGTGAGGGAGGTAGCGGAGCTCGTCGTACCTCATGTCATCGGTCATGACCATGAGCACGTTCGGCTGCCCCGCGCGCTCGACGGGTGGAACGGTGACCTCGCCGGGCGCCGGCCGCGCCGCTGGCTCCGGCGCGATCGCGACCTCCGGAGCGCCGCACGCCGCGAGCAACGGCAGGGCACAGACCAGTGCGGCTGCTCGCTGGAGCCGACTTCCCCTGCTGTTCACGCACTCCCCCTTGACCGCGAGAGCGTTTCACGCCGTGGGGGTCTCCCGTGGCGGAATTCCGGTATTCCCGGGGTGGGCTGGGGCACTAGGTTCGACCTCATGCCGAACCCGGGATCCGCACTCGTCGCGACGGACCTCGATGGCACCCTGCTGCACACCGACGGCACCGTCACGGCGTACACCCGCAGCGTCCTCGAGGCCCTCGATGCGCACGGCGTACCCGTCGTCTTCGTGACCGGTCGCCCGATCCGCTGGATGGACTCGCTGTGGGACGCGGTGGGCGGTCACGGGCTCGCGATCTGCTCCAACGGCGGCATCGTGTACGACGTCGCGCGCCACGAGGTCCGCAACGCGCTGACCATCGACCCGGACGTGTGCGTCCAGGTCGGCCGGATCCTGCGCAAGGCGATCCCGGGCACGACGTTCGCGCTCGAGAAGACCGGCGGGTTCGCGATCGAGGACACCTTCCGTCCCCGCGCCGGTGCGCCCCTCGACATCCACACCGGTTCGCTCGAGGAGATCGTCGACGGCTCGGTCGTGAAGCTGCTCGCCCACCACCACGAGCTTGCGCCCGAGGCGTTCTGGCACCTCGTCGAGGAGAACGTCGGCTCGCTC
This genomic interval from Nocardioides cavernaquae contains the following:
- a CDS encoding sulfatase, translating into MKRTSKLLAGLAALVVAVPAAGALNQETQARPAATQQLSAVAAGLAGQSAASGTKPNVLLVMTDDMRHDDVKYMPHVRQFIQSRGTDFRNMFAPTPLCCPNRTSYLTGKYAHNHKVWWHDAPWGYGSFDDRRSLATALQSAGYQTGYVGKYLNGYGRMRPKAAPNHNPATFVPDGWTDWRATPDSTGSLPESDPRAGSTYRYFDTTVNNNGRLEGHQGVYNSKVLANEGIKVLDRFTRSSKPWYLQINSLAPHHGGPVERDDPYLVTPARPNWVKGKFNSVITRGPGVPASGQPEPDISDKARITRLRPKLGDRERRAIRAEARQRAETLYVLDLQLARVFAKLKASGQLSRTVVAFTSDNGYMEGEHRWQSGKVIGFEPAYRVPLLIAGPGIPAGASQVSPVTTVDLSATVLDWAGAQLAGADGRSFLPDIGAKEGWTRAVGYESFIPSIRNDHDRPGFTRGPRSAIGIRTAGYFYVRYSNGESELFDLHRDPNQLRSVARDPAYTDARRALDQAWNAFQACAGASCQVTLDRSLQTDFATTRGLRTTMATATARYYG
- a CDS encoding sulfatase is translated as MNSRGSRLQRAAALVCALPLLAACGAPEVAIAPEPAARPAPGEVTVPPVERAGQPNVLMVMTDDMRYDELRYLPHVREFIADRGTDFTNSFAPTPLCCPNRASFLTGEFPHNHGVWWHEEPWGYGSFDDSRTLAGALQHAGYSTGYVGKYLNRYGIAAPKAAPGAAPSTYVPAGWDEWRATPDAVPVPSWDPLAGSTYDYFDTTVNVNGTLEPHQGEYSSQVLVNEGIDVLDRFAGGTEPWFLQINSLAPHHGAPFEPDDPFLETPARPDWVKDRFDAEIPRAPGIPPNGVSPEADVSDKAEITSRHRDPGPGAQHAVRETARQRAESLFALDRHLARLFRELKASGEYDDTVVVFTSDNGYLLGEHRWVSGKVIGFEPSYRVPLLIAGPGVPAGERVDPVTTVDLTASILDWADARLRKADGISFVDDLEGSSGWTRAIGYESYLPSIANLHDVRGFDGPQTAIGIRTAQYFYVKYSSGEVELFDLERDPLEMESRADDPAYADVRRDLNAAWRKFHDCAGAHCDIALPPSLSADEDRATELRNRLQTSTREFYGD
- a CDS encoding HAD family hydrolase — its product is MDRVDEGWRPKLVVLDIDGTLLQWIEGSGQTLEEISPAVREAVHRAMDAGAHVVLASGRSMHGMTRVIDLLGLHRGERLWGVASNGAVVFRYPPAEVVFEETFDASEAVREVLAEHPTALVAVEERGIGYRVTGEFPIGELSGEMTVTTVDELVGEPVSRVIIRDPSATPEDFVALGRRLGLHGTDYVVGWTAWMDLSPIGVSKASGLARVAADLGVGAHDALAIGDGRNDLEMLRWVARGVAMGQAIDEVRAVADDVTATVEQDGVAVELARWF
- a CDS encoding HAD family hydrolase gives rise to the protein MPNPGSALVATDLDGTLLHTDGTVTAYTRSVLEALDAHGVPVVFVTGRPIRWMDSLWDAVGGHGLAICSNGGIVYDVARHEVRNALTIDPDVCVQVGRILRKAIPGTTFALEKTGGFAIEDTFRPRAGAPLDIHTGSLEEIVDGSVVKLLAHHHELAPEAFWHLVEENVGSLVTTTWSSVGALVEMSGAGVTKASTLARLASELGVAQADVIAFGDMPNDIDMLLWAGRDYAMTNAHPSVRRIASALAPPNDEDGVAVTLAGLFDLPV
- the serS gene encoding serine--tRNA ligase, with protein sequence MIDPRILRDEPDRVRASQAKRGLDSAVVDLALVADARRRAAIVEFEAKRAEQKQMGAQVAKASAEDRPAILARTKEVAAEVKALEEANREAEAAWEQALKAIPNVTDEATPAGGEDDSVVIETIGTPRDFAAEGFEPRDHVELGKLLGAIDLDRGAKVSGSRFYFLTGVGAQLEFALINLALEQARLAGFTQVIAPALVRAEAMAGTGFLDQVDEGVYKVDDLYLVGTSEVPMAAYHSEEILDAAKLPLRYAAFSSCFRKEAGSAGKDTKGIIRVHQFEKVEMFVYTSIEEAPAEHQRLLEWEKAFLDKLELAYQVVDIAAGDLGSSAVRKFDCEAWIPTQGKYRELTSTSNCTEFQSRRLNIRERTDKGTRPVATLNGTLTAVTRAIVAILETHQQADGSVRVPQALVPWMGGLEVLTPIG